Proteins encoded together in one Acidobacteriota bacterium window:
- a CDS encoding YihY/virulence factor BrkB family protein: MKASNKDSKKGRRLTVGELAPRVWRESLDDNVLGTAAELSYYFLLALFPLLIFMTSIIGFLPGADNSLLIGLQRALPPDAMKLVREVLDDVVSHRSGGLLSFALIGTVWAASSGVGSLMDALNKAYETTENRPFWKQRLVAIALTLIFALLVVGGSGLIMIGHRLGGWLDRALELSAALKFASTVLGYVTGLGLLLAGIAALYYFGPNIKPAERRVLPGALFASMGVVIGSLLFSVYLRVAPSASATYGSLGAVVTLMLWLYLIGLLLLVGGEINSEVARAAKPDA; encoded by the coding sequence ATGAAAGCGAGCAACAAAGACAGCAAGAAGGGGAGACGACTTACTGTTGGTGAGCTCGCGCCGAGAGTCTGGCGCGAATCGCTTGACGACAATGTGCTTGGCACCGCCGCCGAGCTCTCTTACTACTTCTTGCTGGCGCTGTTCCCGCTGCTGATCTTCATGACGAGCATCATCGGATTCCTTCCGGGGGCGGATAACAGCCTTCTCATCGGACTCCAGAGAGCACTGCCGCCGGACGCGATGAAGCTTGTGCGCGAGGTGTTGGACGATGTGGTGAGTCATCGAAGCGGCGGTCTTCTCTCTTTCGCTTTGATCGGAACTGTGTGGGCGGCATCGAGCGGAGTGGGTTCGCTGATGGACGCGCTCAACAAAGCATACGAAACCACCGAGAATCGACCGTTTTGGAAACAGCGGCTGGTGGCGATCGCGTTGACTCTCATATTCGCGTTGCTGGTCGTCGGCGGATCAGGGCTGATAATGATTGGCCACCGGCTGGGCGGGTGGCTTGATCGCGCTCTTGAGCTTAGCGCTGCGCTCAAATTTGCCTCAACGGTACTGGGCTACGTTACGGGGCTCGGTCTTCTGCTGGCGGGAATAGCGGCGCTCTACTACTTCGGTCCAAACATCAAGCCGGCGGAGCGGCGAGTTTTGCCGGGCGCGCTATTTGCCTCGATGGGCGTCGTAATCGGCTCGCTGTTGTTTTCTGTGTATCTGCGCGTGGCCCCGAGCGCGAGCGCAACGTACGGGAGCCTGGGCGCTGTAGTTACGTTGATGCTATGGCTGTACCTTATAGGACTGCTGCTACTGGTCGGAGGAGAAATCAATTCAGAAGTGGCGCGGGCTGCGAAGCCTGATGCTTGA